One stretch of Oryzias latipes chromosome 7, ASM223467v1 DNA includes these proteins:
- the LOC101164309 gene encoding AMP deaminase 2 isoform X3, whose product MDGKYKEIAEELFSRSLTDSEMRSAPYEFPEDSPIEQLEEKRHRLERQISQDIKFEPDILLRAKQEFMKTDSATDLEYMKEQSQASDQLERDLTQEGEYQRVTISGEEKCGVPFTDLLDAAKCVVKALFIRQKYMGLSLQAFCRTTVRCLQELSERPLDFDAYEEEIPETTVTANATVHPPVSKTHPYDNMNPASMPPDLGYGCKMVNGVMHVYTKRNFMEKSTELDLPYPDLQEYIGDMNVMMALIINGPVKSFCYRRLQYLSSKFQMHILLNEMKELAAQKKVPHRDFYNIRKVDTHIHASSCMNQKHLLRFIKRAMKKYPKDIVHMEKGKGQTLMEVFESMNLTAFDLSVDTLDMHADRNTFHRFDKFNSKYNPIGESILREIFIKTDNCIEGKYFGHIVKEVMADLEESKYQNVELRLSIYGRSGDEWDKLAEWAVKHGVYSDNVRWLVQVPRLFDVYHTKKQLSNFQEMLENIFKPLFEVTVNPSSHPELHLFLQHVVGLDSVDDESKPEQHIFNLDSPLPANWTEEDNPPYSYYLYYMYANMTVLNHLRRQRGFHTLALRPHCGEAGPIHHLVSGFMLSENISHGLLLRKAPVLQYLYYLAQIGIAMSPLSNNSLFLSYHRNPLPEYLSRGLIVSLSTDDPLQFHFTKEPLMEEYSIAAQVWKLSSCDMCELARNSVLMSGFSHKQAKSYWLGPNYFKEGQESNDIRRTNVPDIRVAYRYETLCEELNLITQAIRTDELETIEEEGTLCMGAVHAEK is encoded by the exons TTGCTGAG GAGCTGTTCTCCCGCAGCCTGACAGACAGCGAAATGAGGAGCGCTCCTTATGAGTTTCCTGAGGACAGTCCCATCgagcagctggaggagaaaCGTCACCGTCTGGAGCGGCAGATCAGTCAGGATATCAA GTTTGAACCTGACATTCTCCTGCGAGCTAAACAGGAGTTCATGAAAACTGACAGTGCCACAGATCTTGA ATATATGAAAGAGCAGAGTCAGGCCTCTGACCAGCTGGAACGAGATCTGACTCAGGAGGGAGAATATCAGAGGGTCACCATTTCTGGAGAGGAAAAATGTGGG GTTCCGTTCACAGATTTGTTGGATGCGGCCAAATGTGTGGTGAAAGCTTTGTTCATCAGACAGAAGTACATGGGTCTGTCGCTCCAGGCGTTCTGCAGAACCACCGTTCGTTGCCTGCAAGAGCTGAGCGAAAGACCTCTGGACTTCGATGCCTATGAGGAAGAGATTCCCGAGACAACAGTCACTGCAA ATGCTACCGTGCACCCGCCTGTTTCTAAAACGCACCCCTACGACAACATGAACCCTGCCAGCATGCCCCCGGATTTGGGCTACGGCTGCAAGATGGTGAACGGCGTTATGCACGTGTACACCAAGAGGAACTTCATGGAAAA GAGCACAGAATTGGACCTTCCATATCCAGACCTGCAAGAGTACATTGGTGACATGAATGTCATGATGGCGCTGATTATCAACGGACCTGT AAAGTCCTTCTGTTATCGTCGCCTGCAATATCTCAGCTCTAAGTTCCAGATGCATATTCTTCTGAATGAAATGAAAGAGCTGGCAGCCCAAAAGAAAGTGCCACACCGAGATTTTTACAATATTCGTAAG GTTGACACTCATATTCATGCTTCATCATGCATGAATCAGAAGCATCTTCTACGTTTTATCAAAAGAGCCATGAAGAAGTATCCCAAAGATATTGTGCACATGGAGAAGGGCAAAGGGCAGACTCTCATGGAGGTGTTTGAGAGCATGAACCTGACGGCCTTCGACCTGAGCGTTGACACACTGGACATGCATGCA GACCGTAACACTTTTCATAGATTTGACAAGTTCAATTCCAAGTACAACCCCATCGGCGAGTCCATCCTGAGAGAGATCTTCATTAAAACTGACAACTGCATCGAAGGGAAATATTTTGGTCACATCGTAAAG GAAGTGATGGCTGACCTGGAGGAGAGTAAGTACCAGAATGTAGAGCTCAGGTTGTCCATCTACGGGCGCTCTGGAGACGAGTGGGACAAACTGGCCGAGTGGGCCGTCAAACATGGAGTTTACTCAGACAACGTGCGCTGGCTTGTGCAAGTGCCAAGACTTTT TGATGTCTACCACACGAAGAAACAACTGTCCAACTTCCAGGAGATGCTGGAAAATATCTTCAAGCCCCTGTTTGAAGTCACAGTCAACCCCAGCAGCCACCCAGAGCTCCACCTCTTCCTTCAACAC GTTGTTGGTCTGGACAGCGTGGATGATGAATCAAAGCCAGAGCAGCATATCTTCAACCTGGACAGTCCACTACCTGCCAACTGGACAGAGGAAGACAACCCACCCTATTCCTACTACCTCTACTACATGTATGCAAACATGACTGTGCTGAATCACCTACGCAG GCAGCGGGGCTTTCACACGCTTGCCCTCCGTCCTCACTGTGGGGAAGCGGGGCCCATCCATCACCTGGTGTCTGGTTTCATGCTGTCAGAGAACATCTCCCATGGGCTGCTGCTCAGGAAG GCTCCTGTGTTGCAGTATCTGTATTACTTGGCTCAGATTGGCATCGCCATGTCTCCTCTCAGCAATAACAGCCTGTTTCTCAGCTACCATCGCAATCCCCTCCCAGAGTACCTGTCCAGGGGGCTGATAGTCTCTCTGTCTACAGATGATCCTCTGCAGTTCCACTTTACCAAG GAGCCGTTGATGGAAGAGTACAGCATTGCTGCCCAGGTGTGGAAGCTGAGCTCCTGTGACATGTGTGAGCTGGCCAGAAACAGCGTGTTGATGAGTGGATTCTCTCACAAG CAGGCAAAAAGCTACTGGCTTGGCCCAAATTACTTCAAGGAAGGCCAGGAGAGCAATGACATCAGACGCACCAATGTTCCCGACATCCGTGTGGCGTACCGCTACGAGACTTTGTGTGAGGAGTTGAATTTAATCACGCAGGCCATTCGCACCGATGAACTGGAAACCATTGAGGAGGAGGGTACTCTGTGCATGGGGGCAGTGCATGCAGAGAAGTGA
- the LOC101164309 gene encoding AMP deaminase 2 isoform X1 → MSSNLPSGTTAGTTGVKNKPLSPYKKRGSLQYTASTAVDLRGPRRLLTSQHSLPGIPVALKQSIDLRTSMDGKYKEIAEELFSRSLTDSEMRSAPYEFPEDSPIEQLEEKRHRLERQISQDIKFEPDILLRAKQEFMKTDSATDLEYMKEQSQASDQLERDLTQEGEYQRVTISGEEKCGVPFTDLLDAAKCVVKALFIRQKYMGLSLQAFCRTTVRCLQELSERPLDFDAYEEEIPETTVTANATVHPPVSKTHPYDNMNPASMPPDLGYGCKMVNGVMHVYTKRNFMEKSTELDLPYPDLQEYIGDMNVMMALIINGPVKSFCYRRLQYLSSKFQMHILLNEMKELAAQKKVPHRDFYNIRKVDTHIHASSCMNQKHLLRFIKRAMKKYPKDIVHMEKGKGQTLMEVFESMNLTAFDLSVDTLDMHADRNTFHRFDKFNSKYNPIGESILREIFIKTDNCIEGKYFGHIVKEVMADLEESKYQNVELRLSIYGRSGDEWDKLAEWAVKHGVYSDNVRWLVQVPRLFDVYHTKKQLSNFQEMLENIFKPLFEVTVNPSSHPELHLFLQHVVGLDSVDDESKPEQHIFNLDSPLPANWTEEDNPPYSYYLYYMYANMTVLNHLRRQRGFHTLALRPHCGEAGPIHHLVSGFMLSENISHGLLLRKAPVLQYLYYLAQIGIAMSPLSNNSLFLSYHRNPLPEYLSRGLIVSLSTDDPLQFHFTKEPLMEEYSIAAQVWKLSSCDMCELARNSVLMSGFSHKQAKSYWLGPNYFKEGQESNDIRRTNVPDIRVAYRYETLCEELNLITQAIRTDELETIEEEGTLCMGAVHAEK, encoded by the exons TTGCTGAG GAGCTGTTCTCCCGCAGCCTGACAGACAGCGAAATGAGGAGCGCTCCTTATGAGTTTCCTGAGGACAGTCCCATCgagcagctggaggagaaaCGTCACCGTCTGGAGCGGCAGATCAGTCAGGATATCAA GTTTGAACCTGACATTCTCCTGCGAGCTAAACAGGAGTTCATGAAAACTGACAGTGCCACAGATCTTGA ATATATGAAAGAGCAGAGTCAGGCCTCTGACCAGCTGGAACGAGATCTGACTCAGGAGGGAGAATATCAGAGGGTCACCATTTCTGGAGAGGAAAAATGTGGG GTTCCGTTCACAGATTTGTTGGATGCGGCCAAATGTGTGGTGAAAGCTTTGTTCATCAGACAGAAGTACATGGGTCTGTCGCTCCAGGCGTTCTGCAGAACCACCGTTCGTTGCCTGCAAGAGCTGAGCGAAAGACCTCTGGACTTCGATGCCTATGAGGAAGAGATTCCCGAGACAACAGTCACTGCAA ATGCTACCGTGCACCCGCCTGTTTCTAAAACGCACCCCTACGACAACATGAACCCTGCCAGCATGCCCCCGGATTTGGGCTACGGCTGCAAGATGGTGAACGGCGTTATGCACGTGTACACCAAGAGGAACTTCATGGAAAA GAGCACAGAATTGGACCTTCCATATCCAGACCTGCAAGAGTACATTGGTGACATGAATGTCATGATGGCGCTGATTATCAACGGACCTGT AAAGTCCTTCTGTTATCGTCGCCTGCAATATCTCAGCTCTAAGTTCCAGATGCATATTCTTCTGAATGAAATGAAAGAGCTGGCAGCCCAAAAGAAAGTGCCACACCGAGATTTTTACAATATTCGTAAG GTTGACACTCATATTCATGCTTCATCATGCATGAATCAGAAGCATCTTCTACGTTTTATCAAAAGAGCCATGAAGAAGTATCCCAAAGATATTGTGCACATGGAGAAGGGCAAAGGGCAGACTCTCATGGAGGTGTTTGAGAGCATGAACCTGACGGCCTTCGACCTGAGCGTTGACACACTGGACATGCATGCA GACCGTAACACTTTTCATAGATTTGACAAGTTCAATTCCAAGTACAACCCCATCGGCGAGTCCATCCTGAGAGAGATCTTCATTAAAACTGACAACTGCATCGAAGGGAAATATTTTGGTCACATCGTAAAG GAAGTGATGGCTGACCTGGAGGAGAGTAAGTACCAGAATGTAGAGCTCAGGTTGTCCATCTACGGGCGCTCTGGAGACGAGTGGGACAAACTGGCCGAGTGGGCCGTCAAACATGGAGTTTACTCAGACAACGTGCGCTGGCTTGTGCAAGTGCCAAGACTTTT TGATGTCTACCACACGAAGAAACAACTGTCCAACTTCCAGGAGATGCTGGAAAATATCTTCAAGCCCCTGTTTGAAGTCACAGTCAACCCCAGCAGCCACCCAGAGCTCCACCTCTTCCTTCAACAC GTTGTTGGTCTGGACAGCGTGGATGATGAATCAAAGCCAGAGCAGCATATCTTCAACCTGGACAGTCCACTACCTGCCAACTGGACAGAGGAAGACAACCCACCCTATTCCTACTACCTCTACTACATGTATGCAAACATGACTGTGCTGAATCACCTACGCAG GCAGCGGGGCTTTCACACGCTTGCCCTCCGTCCTCACTGTGGGGAAGCGGGGCCCATCCATCACCTGGTGTCTGGTTTCATGCTGTCAGAGAACATCTCCCATGGGCTGCTGCTCAGGAAG GCTCCTGTGTTGCAGTATCTGTATTACTTGGCTCAGATTGGCATCGCCATGTCTCCTCTCAGCAATAACAGCCTGTTTCTCAGCTACCATCGCAATCCCCTCCCAGAGTACCTGTCCAGGGGGCTGATAGTCTCTCTGTCTACAGATGATCCTCTGCAGTTCCACTTTACCAAG GAGCCGTTGATGGAAGAGTACAGCATTGCTGCCCAGGTGTGGAAGCTGAGCTCCTGTGACATGTGTGAGCTGGCCAGAAACAGCGTGTTGATGAGTGGATTCTCTCACAAG CAGGCAAAAAGCTACTGGCTTGGCCCAAATTACTTCAAGGAAGGCCAGGAGAGCAATGACATCAGACGCACCAATGTTCCCGACATCCGTGTGGCGTACCGCTACGAGACTTTGTGTGAGGAGTTGAATTTAATCACGCAGGCCATTCGCACCGATGAACTGGAAACCATTGAGGAGGAGGGTACTCTGTGCATGGGGGCAGTGCATGCAGAGAAGTGA
- the LOC101164309 gene encoding AMP deaminase 2 isoform X4 — translation MRSAPYEFPEDSPIEQLEEKRHRLERQISQDIKFEPDILLRAKQEFMKTDSATDLEYMKEQSQASDQLERDLTQEGEYQRVTISGEEKCGVPFTDLLDAAKCVVKALFIRQKYMGLSLQAFCRTTVRCLQELSERPLDFDAYEEEIPETTVTANATVHPPVSKTHPYDNMNPASMPPDLGYGCKMVNGVMHVYTKRNFMEKSTELDLPYPDLQEYIGDMNVMMALIINGPVKSFCYRRLQYLSSKFQMHILLNEMKELAAQKKVPHRDFYNIRKVDTHIHASSCMNQKHLLRFIKRAMKKYPKDIVHMEKGKGQTLMEVFESMNLTAFDLSVDTLDMHADRNTFHRFDKFNSKYNPIGESILREIFIKTDNCIEGKYFGHIVKEVMADLEESKYQNVELRLSIYGRSGDEWDKLAEWAVKHGVYSDNVRWLVQVPRLFDVYHTKKQLSNFQEMLENIFKPLFEVTVNPSSHPELHLFLQHVVGLDSVDDESKPEQHIFNLDSPLPANWTEEDNPPYSYYLYYMYANMTVLNHLRRQRGFHTLALRPHCGEAGPIHHLVSGFMLSENISHGLLLRKAPVLQYLYYLAQIGIAMSPLSNNSLFLSYHRNPLPEYLSRGLIVSLSTDDPLQFHFTKEPLMEEYSIAAQVWKLSSCDMCELARNSVLMSGFSHKQAKSYWLGPNYFKEGQESNDIRRTNVPDIRVAYRYETLCEELNLITQAIRTDELETIEEEGTLCMGAVHAEK, via the exons ATGAGGAGCGCTCCTTATGAGTTTCCTGAGGACAGTCCCATCgagcagctggaggagaaaCGTCACCGTCTGGAGCGGCAGATCAGTCAGGATATCAA GTTTGAACCTGACATTCTCCTGCGAGCTAAACAGGAGTTCATGAAAACTGACAGTGCCACAGATCTTGA ATATATGAAAGAGCAGAGTCAGGCCTCTGACCAGCTGGAACGAGATCTGACTCAGGAGGGAGAATATCAGAGGGTCACCATTTCTGGAGAGGAAAAATGTGGG GTTCCGTTCACAGATTTGTTGGATGCGGCCAAATGTGTGGTGAAAGCTTTGTTCATCAGACAGAAGTACATGGGTCTGTCGCTCCAGGCGTTCTGCAGAACCACCGTTCGTTGCCTGCAAGAGCTGAGCGAAAGACCTCTGGACTTCGATGCCTATGAGGAAGAGATTCCCGAGACAACAGTCACTGCAA ATGCTACCGTGCACCCGCCTGTTTCTAAAACGCACCCCTACGACAACATGAACCCTGCCAGCATGCCCCCGGATTTGGGCTACGGCTGCAAGATGGTGAACGGCGTTATGCACGTGTACACCAAGAGGAACTTCATGGAAAA GAGCACAGAATTGGACCTTCCATATCCAGACCTGCAAGAGTACATTGGTGACATGAATGTCATGATGGCGCTGATTATCAACGGACCTGT AAAGTCCTTCTGTTATCGTCGCCTGCAATATCTCAGCTCTAAGTTCCAGATGCATATTCTTCTGAATGAAATGAAAGAGCTGGCAGCCCAAAAGAAAGTGCCACACCGAGATTTTTACAATATTCGTAAG GTTGACACTCATATTCATGCTTCATCATGCATGAATCAGAAGCATCTTCTACGTTTTATCAAAAGAGCCATGAAGAAGTATCCCAAAGATATTGTGCACATGGAGAAGGGCAAAGGGCAGACTCTCATGGAGGTGTTTGAGAGCATGAACCTGACGGCCTTCGACCTGAGCGTTGACACACTGGACATGCATGCA GACCGTAACACTTTTCATAGATTTGACAAGTTCAATTCCAAGTACAACCCCATCGGCGAGTCCATCCTGAGAGAGATCTTCATTAAAACTGACAACTGCATCGAAGGGAAATATTTTGGTCACATCGTAAAG GAAGTGATGGCTGACCTGGAGGAGAGTAAGTACCAGAATGTAGAGCTCAGGTTGTCCATCTACGGGCGCTCTGGAGACGAGTGGGACAAACTGGCCGAGTGGGCCGTCAAACATGGAGTTTACTCAGACAACGTGCGCTGGCTTGTGCAAGTGCCAAGACTTTT TGATGTCTACCACACGAAGAAACAACTGTCCAACTTCCAGGAGATGCTGGAAAATATCTTCAAGCCCCTGTTTGAAGTCACAGTCAACCCCAGCAGCCACCCAGAGCTCCACCTCTTCCTTCAACAC GTTGTTGGTCTGGACAGCGTGGATGATGAATCAAAGCCAGAGCAGCATATCTTCAACCTGGACAGTCCACTACCTGCCAACTGGACAGAGGAAGACAACCCACCCTATTCCTACTACCTCTACTACATGTATGCAAACATGACTGTGCTGAATCACCTACGCAG GCAGCGGGGCTTTCACACGCTTGCCCTCCGTCCTCACTGTGGGGAAGCGGGGCCCATCCATCACCTGGTGTCTGGTTTCATGCTGTCAGAGAACATCTCCCATGGGCTGCTGCTCAGGAAG GCTCCTGTGTTGCAGTATCTGTATTACTTGGCTCAGATTGGCATCGCCATGTCTCCTCTCAGCAATAACAGCCTGTTTCTCAGCTACCATCGCAATCCCCTCCCAGAGTACCTGTCCAGGGGGCTGATAGTCTCTCTGTCTACAGATGATCCTCTGCAGTTCCACTTTACCAAG GAGCCGTTGATGGAAGAGTACAGCATTGCTGCCCAGGTGTGGAAGCTGAGCTCCTGTGACATGTGTGAGCTGGCCAGAAACAGCGTGTTGATGAGTGGATTCTCTCACAAG CAGGCAAAAAGCTACTGGCTTGGCCCAAATTACTTCAAGGAAGGCCAGGAGAGCAATGACATCAGACGCACCAATGTTCCCGACATCCGTGTGGCGTACCGCTACGAGACTTTGTGTGAGGAGTTGAATTTAATCACGCAGGCCATTCGCACCGATGAACTGGAAACCATTGAGGAGGAGGGTACTCTGTGCATGGGGGCAGTGCATGCAGAGAAGTGA
- the LOC101164309 gene encoding AMP deaminase 2 isoform X2: MSSNLPSGTTAGTTGVKNKPLSPYKKRGSLQYTASTAVDLRGPRRLLTSQHSLPGIPVALKQSIDLRTSMDGKYKEIAEELFSRSLTDSEMRSAPYEFPEDSPIEQLEEKRHRLERQISQDIKFEPDILLRAKQEFMKTDSATDLEYMKEQSQASDQLERDLTQEGEYQRVTISGEEKCGVPFTDLLDAAKCVVKALFIRQKYMGLSLQAFCRTTVRCLQELSERPLDFDAYEEEIPETTVTANATVHPPVSKTHPYDNMNPASMPPDLGYGCKMVNGVMHVYTKRNFMEKSTELDLPYPDLQEYIGDMNVMMALIINGPVKSFCYRRLQYLSSKFQMHILLNEMKELAAQKKVPHRDFYNIRKVDTHIHASSCMNQKHLLRFIKRAMKKYPKDIVHMEKGKGQTLMEVFESMNLTAFDLSVDTLDMHADRNTFHRFDKFNSKYNPIGESILREIFIKTDNCIEGKYFGHIVKEVMADLEESKYQNVELRLSIYGRSGDEWDKLAEWAVKHGVYSDNVRWLVQVPRLFDVYHTKKQLSNFQEMLENIFKPLFEVTVNPSSHPELHLFLQHVVGLDSVDDESKPEQHIFNLDSPLPANWTEEDNPPYSYYLYYMYANMTVLNHLRRQRGFHTLALRPHCGEAGPIHHLVSGFMLSENISHGLLLRKAPVLQYLYYLAQIGIAMSPLSNNSLFLSYHRNPLPEYLSRGLIVSLSTDDPLQFHFTKEPLMEEYSIAAQVWKLSSCDMCELARNSVLMSGFSHKAKSYWLGPNYFKEGQESNDIRRTNVPDIRVAYRYETLCEELNLITQAIRTDELETIEEEGTLCMGAVHAEK, from the exons TTGCTGAG GAGCTGTTCTCCCGCAGCCTGACAGACAGCGAAATGAGGAGCGCTCCTTATGAGTTTCCTGAGGACAGTCCCATCgagcagctggaggagaaaCGTCACCGTCTGGAGCGGCAGATCAGTCAGGATATCAA GTTTGAACCTGACATTCTCCTGCGAGCTAAACAGGAGTTCATGAAAACTGACAGTGCCACAGATCTTGA ATATATGAAAGAGCAGAGTCAGGCCTCTGACCAGCTGGAACGAGATCTGACTCAGGAGGGAGAATATCAGAGGGTCACCATTTCTGGAGAGGAAAAATGTGGG GTTCCGTTCACAGATTTGTTGGATGCGGCCAAATGTGTGGTGAAAGCTTTGTTCATCAGACAGAAGTACATGGGTCTGTCGCTCCAGGCGTTCTGCAGAACCACCGTTCGTTGCCTGCAAGAGCTGAGCGAAAGACCTCTGGACTTCGATGCCTATGAGGAAGAGATTCCCGAGACAACAGTCACTGCAA ATGCTACCGTGCACCCGCCTGTTTCTAAAACGCACCCCTACGACAACATGAACCCTGCCAGCATGCCCCCGGATTTGGGCTACGGCTGCAAGATGGTGAACGGCGTTATGCACGTGTACACCAAGAGGAACTTCATGGAAAA GAGCACAGAATTGGACCTTCCATATCCAGACCTGCAAGAGTACATTGGTGACATGAATGTCATGATGGCGCTGATTATCAACGGACCTGT AAAGTCCTTCTGTTATCGTCGCCTGCAATATCTCAGCTCTAAGTTCCAGATGCATATTCTTCTGAATGAAATGAAAGAGCTGGCAGCCCAAAAGAAAGTGCCACACCGAGATTTTTACAATATTCGTAAG GTTGACACTCATATTCATGCTTCATCATGCATGAATCAGAAGCATCTTCTACGTTTTATCAAAAGAGCCATGAAGAAGTATCCCAAAGATATTGTGCACATGGAGAAGGGCAAAGGGCAGACTCTCATGGAGGTGTTTGAGAGCATGAACCTGACGGCCTTCGACCTGAGCGTTGACACACTGGACATGCATGCA GACCGTAACACTTTTCATAGATTTGACAAGTTCAATTCCAAGTACAACCCCATCGGCGAGTCCATCCTGAGAGAGATCTTCATTAAAACTGACAACTGCATCGAAGGGAAATATTTTGGTCACATCGTAAAG GAAGTGATGGCTGACCTGGAGGAGAGTAAGTACCAGAATGTAGAGCTCAGGTTGTCCATCTACGGGCGCTCTGGAGACGAGTGGGACAAACTGGCCGAGTGGGCCGTCAAACATGGAGTTTACTCAGACAACGTGCGCTGGCTTGTGCAAGTGCCAAGACTTTT TGATGTCTACCACACGAAGAAACAACTGTCCAACTTCCAGGAGATGCTGGAAAATATCTTCAAGCCCCTGTTTGAAGTCACAGTCAACCCCAGCAGCCACCCAGAGCTCCACCTCTTCCTTCAACAC GTTGTTGGTCTGGACAGCGTGGATGATGAATCAAAGCCAGAGCAGCATATCTTCAACCTGGACAGTCCACTACCTGCCAACTGGACAGAGGAAGACAACCCACCCTATTCCTACTACCTCTACTACATGTATGCAAACATGACTGTGCTGAATCACCTACGCAG GCAGCGGGGCTTTCACACGCTTGCCCTCCGTCCTCACTGTGGGGAAGCGGGGCCCATCCATCACCTGGTGTCTGGTTTCATGCTGTCAGAGAACATCTCCCATGGGCTGCTGCTCAGGAAG GCTCCTGTGTTGCAGTATCTGTATTACTTGGCTCAGATTGGCATCGCCATGTCTCCTCTCAGCAATAACAGCCTGTTTCTCAGCTACCATCGCAATCCCCTCCCAGAGTACCTGTCCAGGGGGCTGATAGTCTCTCTGTCTACAGATGATCCTCTGCAGTTCCACTTTACCAAG GAGCCGTTGATGGAAGAGTACAGCATTGCTGCCCAGGTGTGGAAGCTGAGCTCCTGTGACATGTGTGAGCTGGCCAGAAACAGCGTGTTGATGAGTGGATTCTCTCACAAG GCAAAAAGCTACTGGCTTGGCCCAAATTACTTCAAGGAAGGCCAGGAGAGCAATGACATCAGACGCACCAATGTTCCCGACATCCGTGTGGCGTACCGCTACGAGACTTTGTGTGAGGAGTTGAATTTAATCACGCAGGCCATTCGCACCGATGAACTGGAAACCATTGAGGAGGAGGGTACTCTGTGCATGGGGGCAGTGCATGCAGAGAAGTGA